The Montipora capricornis isolate CH-2021 chromosome 6, ASM3666992v2, whole genome shotgun sequence genome has a window encoding:
- the LOC138051393 gene encoding uncharacterized protein, which translates to MIGLDENVEKYDSIAPFTQNVEYQDEAEGLQDLHPDFNENYDLSDDVGIPSTATNTEPLILNELQDQDYRQLVQTLNKKQKEFFYHILHLIKTSDKPFYYFLSGGAGVGKSHLVKSLYQAALKYYNSKAGEDFNEVKILLLAPTGKAAFGIKGNTIHSTFAIPVCQSLKNYKPLDSSRLNTLRCKLHAVKLIFLDEISMVGNTMFNIQINNRLKDIKGSREFFGGVSIIALGDLFQLEPVMDSYVFKNMKNAEYAALAPNIWQELFTMFELDEIMRQRDSKAFAEILNRLREGNHTPEDIAKLKQRCISENCPNYPLDIPHLFIQNSKVDEFNNKVHLAATGDKYNIRAIDSVIGANSAELRDKILKQIPLDPRKTKQLASNLQLAAGERTELVVNLRTDDGMTNGAGNIIKRIQLHDRNKPSGVIWVQFDHADVGEKTRHDNKHLYVNNIDRAWTPIKPTTVQFAVGRTQTAQVVRKQFPLRPAAAKTIHRSQGDTETKIVVNFNTRRTIPHIHYVGLSRVTTIEGLYITDLCENKIAVNSQVKDEMQHLRTHRHLKLSVTPIYNTDETAFKICFLNTRSLHRHIEDIRKDMNYTSVDVNIFSETRLSHLDKDSDYAITGYSLFRNDNCSTTINTRPYGGTAVYSKTPFAPGYPLCKNSHGIEITIIKVITYPNLTIIGVYRSPKVPVTQMCTALTQILNLYISEYSIFIGDFNVNWLNQKDITHLHNLFITQNNYRQLVSCYTTDNRTTIDHIYTNLPEPEVTFHILETYFSDHKAICASIQPKTLY; encoded by the coding sequence ATGATTGGTCttgatgaaaatgttgaaaaatatgaCTCAATAGCaccatttacacaaaatgtagAATACCAAGATGAAGCCGAGGGTCTTCAAGACTTGCATCCTGATTTCAATGAAAACTATGATTTGTCAGATGACGTTGGAATTCCTTCTACAGCAACAAATACTGAACCATTAATATTAAATGAATTACAAGACCAAGATTACCGACAGTTAGTACAAACACTAAACAAGAAGCAAAAAGAATTTTTCTATCATATCTTGCATCTTATAAAAACATCTGACAAACCATTCTACTATTTCCTGTCTGGTGGAGCTGGTGTGGGTAAATCCCATCTTGTCAAATCACTATATCAAGCAGCACTAAAATATTACAACTCAAAAGCTGGCGAGGACTTTAATGAGGTAAAAATATTATTGCTTGCACCAACTGGAAAAGCTGCTTTTGGCATCAAAGGTAATACAATACATAGTACTTTTGCAATTCCAGTCTGCCAATCGCTAAAGAATTACAAACCTCTTGACTCAAGCAGACTTAACACCCTTAGATGTAAACTACATGCTGTAAAACTAATATTTCTAGATGAGATTTCTATGGTAGGCAATACTATGTttaatatacaaataaataatagaCTAAAAGATATAAAGGGTAGCAGAGAATTCTTTGGAGGTGTAAGCATCATTGCATTAGGTGACTTGTTTCAGCTCGAACCAGTCATGGATAGCTATGTCTTTAAGAACATGAAAAATGCAGAATATGCAGCTCTTGCCCCGAATATATGGCAGGAACTTTTCACAATGTTTGAACTAGATGAAATTATGAGACAAAGAGACAGTAAAGCATTTGCTGAAATTCTTAACAGGTTAAGGGAAGGTAACCACACTCCTGAGGACATTGCAAAACTAAAACAAAGATGCATTTCAGAAAATTGTCCAAATTACCCACTTGACATTCCTCACTTGTTCatacaaaattctaaagttgacgaatttaataacaaagttCACTTGGCAGCAACTGGTGATAAATATAACATCAGAGCAATAGATAGTGTGATAGGCGCTAACTCTGCGGAACTTAGAGACAAGATATTAAAGCAAATACCACTTGATCCTAGGAAAACTAAGCAGTTAGCTTCAAATCTTCAACTTGCTGCGGGTGAGAGAACAGAACTAGTAGTAAATCTAAGAACTGATGATGGTATGACAAATGGAGCTGGCAATATAATAAAGAGAATACAATTACATGACAGAAATAAACCATCTGGTGTAATATGGGTACAATTTGATCATGCAGATGTGGGAGAAAAAACCAGACACGATAACAAGCATTTGTATGTAAACAATATCGATAGAGCATGGACTCCAATAAAACCTACAACTGTACAATTTGCTGTTGGAAGAACTCAAACAGCTCAAGTTGTAAGAAAACAGTTCCCCCTGAGACCTGCAGCTGCTAAAACCATACACAGATCACAAGGTGATACTGAGACTAAAATAGTTGTTAACTTCAACACTAGAAGAACGATACCTCACATACATTATGTAGGATTGAGTAGAGTAACAACCATTGAAGGACTATATATCACTGACCTTTGCGAAAATAAAATAGCTGTTAATTCTCAAGTAAAAGATGAAATGCAACATTTGCGAACTCACAGACATCTCAAACTTTCTGTTACTCCTATCTATAATACAGACGAGActgcttttaaaatttgtttccttAACACAAGATCATTACATAGACATATTGAAGATATACGCAAAGACATGAACTATACAAGTGTTGATGTCAATATTTTCTCAGAAACAAGACTGAGTCATTTGGACAAAGATTCTGACTATGCCATAACAGGATATTCTCTATTTAGAAATGACAATTGCTCAACTACTATCAATACTAGGCCTTATGGTGGCACAGCAGTATACAGTAAAACTCCTTTTGCTCCTGGGTATCCACTTTGCAAAAACAGTCATGGAATTGAGATAACTATTATAAAAGTCATCACATATCCAAATCTTACAATCATAGGTGTTTACCGTTCACCAAAAGTACCAGTAACCCAAATGTGTACTGCACTTACACAAATTCTAAATCTGTATATTTCTGAGTACAGTATTTTTATTGGTGATTTTAATGTCAATTGGTTGAACCAAAAAGACATAACTCATCTTCATAACTTATTTAtaacacaaaataattatagacAATTAGTATCATGCTATACTACTGATAACAGAACCACAATTGACCATATCTATACTAATTTGCCTGAACCAGAAGTCACTTTTCACATTTTAGAAACTTATTTCTCTGATCACAAAGCAATATGTGCATCCATTCAACCAAAAACTTTGTACTAA
- the LOC138053173 gene encoding uncharacterized protein: MNAKTGICSWFMFMLSFPRTQPLSKAQKFTQWSAVFAYCGGGFSLLVCPQLWEVILQLESSGRSEGYLRLTGLGVLEIGFILVIAARSNLQGPSHVSILGSIVGRLLYVNGILLMMILRKMIPVSFALVFMFLDSSLPLITLVIWSHETEGASVSLFIQDVFSPILNCRGATSGSSIAVIFFVGIFQLFFWLIFVIRPDIAHSILQLDQFQGSSNGYLATSFFTMSILGWYHVINATAVNYPFVPAALFYRLSLNIPALVILVSLDQIERNLFMVVSGCEICFSVILLVFEISTKKCLKTDESDSEEKMMLTCIDKE, from the coding sequence ATGAATGCGAAAACTGGAATTTGTAGCTGGTTTATGTTCATGCTGTCATTTCCAAGAACACAGCCCTTGAGCAAGGCCCAAAAGTTTACCCAGTGGTCTGCCGTCTTCGCTTACTGCGGCGGTGGCTTCAGCCTTCTCGTCTGTCCTCAACTATGGGAGGTCATTCTGCAGCTGGAATCCTCTGGCCGTTCTGAGGGATATCTTCGTCTTACGGGGCTTGGTGTACTGGAAATCGGCTTCATTCTTGTCATCGCAGCACGCTCCAATCTGCAGGGTCCCTCCCACGTCAGTATTCTAGGGTCCATTGTCGGACGGCTTTTGTACGTTAACGGAATCCTGCTTATGATGATCTTAAGGAAAATGATCCCAGTATCCTTTGCTCTCGTGTTTATGTTCCTGGATTCTTCGCTTCCACTGATCACCTTAGTGATATGGTCCCATGAGACAGAAGGCGCCTCCGTGAGCCTTTTCATCCAGGATGTCTTCTCGCCGATCTTGAACTGCCGTGGGGCAACATCCGGTTCTTCCATAGCCGTAATATTCTTCGTGGGAATCTTCCAATTATTTTTCTGGCTAATTTTTGTCATAAGGCCAGATATTGCACACAGTATTCTTCAGTTAGACCAGTTTCAAGGAAGCTCAaacggttacttagcgacctcCTTTTTTACTATGTCTATCCTTGGTTGGTATCACGTGATAAATGCAACGGCTGTAAATTATCCATTTGTGCCTGCTGCGTTGTTTTACCGTCTTTCCTTGAATATTCCAGCTTTGGTTATATTAGtttctcttgaccaaattgAACGCAACCTTTTCATGGTCGTGTCTGGATGTGAAATTTGTTTCTCTGTCATTCTTTTAGTGTTTGAAATCAGCACGAAAAAGTGTctgaaaactgatgaaagcgACTCAGAAGAAAAAATGATGCTCACTTGCATTGATAAAGAATGA